The Malaclemys terrapin pileata isolate rMalTer1 chromosome 24, rMalTer1.hap1, whole genome shotgun sequence genome contains a region encoding:
- the MFSD12 gene encoding major facilitator superfamily domain-containing protein 12, producing the protein MAETPPPLSGPARLSYALGHFLNDLCASMWFTYLLVYFHAVLGYSTTHAGTLLLVGQVADGVCTPLVGYESDRSAGCGRYGRRKTWHLVGTVCVLLSFPFIFNPCLGCTEATPQWVALIYFIPFIVIFQFGWAATQISHLSLIPELVTTDHEKVELTALRYAFTVAANITVYGVAWLLLHFQLGHSGPTEQLGKPDIHIFRNLSLIVVAVGAVFSLLFHLGTKERRHPQAKLLEPEEHTPLLQKGHRIPPRPLLLWKHWLQEPAFYQVAMLYMATRLIVNLSQTYIAMYLTNSLMLPKKFIATIPLVMYISGFLSSFLMKPVNRWIGRNLTYFMGLLIILAFASWVALDSRLGAEVYGAAVLLGAGSATILVTSLSMTADLIGSNTHSGAFVYGAMSFTDKVANGVAVMAIQNLHPCPTQLCCAGCVEFYHWVMVVVTGGVAVAAIVCLCCIMIWPIRVRFHDVSVLPLAGAGPGEAGSTGKRSRSSTVN; encoded by the exons ATGGCGGAGACCCCGCCGCCGctctccggcccggcccggctcagcTACGCTCTGGGGCACTTTCTGAACGACCTGTGCGCCTCCATGTGGTTCACCTACCTGCTGGTCTATTTCCACGCCGTGCTGGGCTACAGCACCACCCACGCGGGGACCCTGCTGCTCGTGGGGCAGGTGGCCGACGGGGTCTGCACGCCGCTGGTGGGCTACGAGTCCGACCGCTCGGCCGGCTGCGGCCGCTACGGCCGGAGGAAAACCTGGCACCTCGTGG GGACTGTCTGCGTCCTGCTGTCCTTCCCCTTCATATTCAATCCCTGCCTGGGCTGCACGGAGGCCACGCCCCAGTGGGTCGCGCTCATCTACTTCATCCCCTTCATAGTCATCTTCCAGTTCGGCTGGGCGGCCACCCAGATCTCCCACCTGTCGCTCATCCCCGAGCTGGTGACCACCGACCACGAGAAAGTGGAGCTCACAGCGCTCAG gtaCGCCTTCACCGTCGCGGCCAACATCACCGTGTACGGCGTGGCCTGGCTGCTCCTGCACTTCCAGCTCGGACACTCGGGGCCGACGGAGCAGCTGGGCAAGCCTGACATCCATATCTTCCGG AACCTGTCCCTGATCGTGGTGGCGGTGGGCGCTGTGTTCTCACTCCTGTTCCACCTGGGCACCAAGGAGCGGCGCCACCCCCAGGCCAAGCTGCTGGAGCCCGAGGAGCACACGCCGCTGCTGCAGAAGGGGCACAGAATCCCCCCGCGCCCACTGCTACTGTGGAAACACTGGCTGCAGGAGCCTGCCTTCTACCAG GTGGCGATGCTGTACATGGCCACGCGGCTGATTGTCAACCTGTCCCAGACCTACATCGCCATGTACCTGACCAACTCGCTGATGCTGCCCAAG aaATTCATCGCCACCATCCCCCTGGTGATGTACATCAGCGgcttcctctcctccttcctcatGAAGCCCGTCAACAGGTGGATCGGCCGAAAC CTGACCTACTTCATGGGGTTACTCATTATCCTGGCCTTCGCCTCCTGGGTGGCCCTGGACAGCCGGCTGGGAGCGGAGGTTTATGGAGCAGCTGTGCTGCTCGGGGCTGGCTCGGCCACTATCTTGGTCACATCCCTCTCCATGACGGCTGACCTCATTGGGAGCAACACG cacagcggaGCTTTCGTCTACGGGGCCATGAGCTTCACGGACAAAGTGGCCAACGGGGTGGCGGTGATGGCcatccagaacctgcacccctgccc GACCCAGCTCTGCTGCGCCGGCTGCGTCGAGTTCTACCACTGGGTGATGGTGGTCGTCACCGGGGGCGTCGCTGTGGCCGCCATCGTGTGTCTGTGCTGCATTATGATCTGGCCAATCCGGGTCCGATTCC ATGACGTCTCGGTGCTGccgctggcaggggcagggccgggcgaGGCTGGGAGCACGGGGAAAAGGAGTCGAAGCAGCACCGTCAACTGA